The following are from one region of the Stanieria cyanosphaera PCC 7437 genome:
- a CDS encoding lecithin retinol acyltransferase family protein, whose protein sequence is MARGDHIYVNHLVYEHHGIDCGGNLVIEYSKKKRIALVSKQEFSQERDIKVKHYSDDECFPKEFVVIRAYSRLGETAYSLFCNNCEHFASWCKTGHSISEQVPGVIDKILCKAPDIRPIFTTKSIVMTSAS, encoded by the coding sequence ATGGCACGTGGCGATCACATTTACGTAAATCATCTTGTTTATGAACATCATGGTATTGATTGTGGTGGTAATTTAGTAATTGAATATAGCAAGAAAAAAAGAATAGCTCTTGTATCAAAACAAGAATTTTCTCAGGAACGAGACATAAAAGTAAAACACTACTCAGACGATGAATGTTTTCCTAAAGAATTTGTTGTCATTCGTGCTTATAGTAGGTTAGGAGAAACAGCTTACAGTCTTTTTTGTAATAATTGCGAACATTTTGCTAGTTGGTGTAAAACTGGTCACTCTATTAGCGAACAAGTACCAGGTGTAATAGATAAAATATTGTGTAAAGCACCTGATATTAGACCCATATTTACAACTAAAAGCATAGTAATGACTTCTGCTAGCTAA
- a CDS encoding type II toxin-antitoxin system TacA family antitoxin, which produces MATIEKQKVVNLRIDEVRRNLIDEAAKLQGKSRTEFMVEAAYKEAEQTILDQKIFILDEADCEYLSRTNHKPDPKLVKLFKSKSPWEE; this is translated from the coding sequence ATGGCAACGATAGAAAAACAAAAAGTAGTCAACCTGAGAATTGACGAAGTTAGGCGCAATTTAATCGATGAAGCAGCAAAGCTTCAAGGTAAATCCCGTACTGAGTTTATGGTAGAAGCTGCTTACAAAGAAGCCGAACAAACTATCTTAGACCAGAAGATTTTCATTTTAGATGAAGCAGATTGTGAATATCTTTCTCGTACAAACCATAAACCAGACCCCAAATTAGTCAAATTGTTTAAGAGCAAAAGCCCTTGGGAAGAGTAA
- a CDS encoding GNAT family N-acetyltransferase translates to MGRVKYSQPQRISREHIVENFDCGEISLNDWLKKRALKNDLGDASRTYVVCCNNTVIAYYSLHLGCIQHSEAIRKIKHNMPDPIPAIVLGRLAVDKLHQGKGLARALIKDMFLRAIQVSDLAGTKAVLVKALNEKVTVFYQSFGFVQSKTDPLLLMKAIAEVRASLNQKSKKN, encoded by the coding sequence TTGGGAAGAGTAAAATATTCACAACCGCAACGTATTTCAAGAGAGCATATTGTAGAAAACTTTGATTGTGGTGAAATTTCTCTCAACGATTGGCTGAAAAAACGCGCTCTTAAAAATGATCTGGGAGATGCTAGTAGAACTTACGTTGTCTGCTGCAATAATACAGTAATAGCTTATTACTCACTTCATTTAGGCTGTATTCAACATTCCGAAGCCATAAGAAAAATTAAGCACAATATGCCCGATCCGATTCCAGCTATAGTTTTAGGTAGGCTAGCTGTTGATAAACTTCATCAAGGAAAAGGATTAGCCAGAGCTTTGATTAAAGATATGTTCCTGAGAGCTATTCAAGTTTCTGATTTGGCTGGTACTAAAGCAGTTTTAGTTAAAGCTCTTAATGAGAAGGTGACTGTTTTTTATCAATCCTTTGGTTTTGTTCAGTCAAAAACCGACCCTCTTTTGTTAATGAAAGCGATCGCTGAAGTAAGAGCTAGTTTGAATCAGAAAAGTAAAAAAAATTAG